The Dama dama isolate Ldn47 chromosome 23, ASM3311817v1, whole genome shotgun sequence genome contains a region encoding:
- the LOC133044662 gene encoding LOW QUALITY PROTEIN: UDP-GalNAc:beta-1,3-N-acetylgalactosaminyltransferase 1-like (The sequence of the model RefSeq protein was modified relative to this genomic sequence to represent the inferred CDS: substituted 1 base at 1 genomic stop codon) has translation MAPALLTTLPARMSLRSLKWSLLLLSLLSFLVMWYLSLPHYNVIERVNWMYFYEYEPIYRQDFRFTLREHSNCSHQNPFLVILVTSHPSDVKARQAIRVTWGEKKSWWGYEVLTFFLLGQQAEKEDKVLALSLEDEHLLYGDIIRQDFLDTYNNLTLKTIMAFRWVTEFCPNARYIMKTDTDVFVNTGNXVKYLLNLNHSEKFFTGYPLIDNYSYRGFYQKTHISYQEYPFKVFPPYCSGLGYIMSRDLVPRIYEMMSHVKPIKFEDVYVGICLNLLKVDIHIPEDTNLFFLYRIHLDVCQLRRVIAAHGFSSKEIITFWQVMLRNTTCHY, from the coding sequence ATGGCCCCGGCACTCCTGACCACTCTTCCGGCTAGGATGTCACTCAGATCCCTGAAATGGAGCCTCCTCCTGCTGTCGCTGCTGAGTTTCCTGGTGATGTGGTACCTCAGCCTGCCGCATTACAACGTGATAGAGCGTGTGAACTGGATGTACTTCTATGAGTATGAGCCCATTTACAGACAAGACTTCCGCTTCACACTGCGAGAGCATTCAAACTGCTCTCATCAAAACCCATTTCTTGTCATCCTGGTGACCTCACACCCCTCAGATGTGAAAGCCAGGCAGGCCATTAGAGTTACCTGGGGTGAAAAGAAGTCTTGGTGGGGATATGAAGttcttacatttttcttattaGGCCAACAGGCTGAAAAGGAAGACAAAGTGTTAGCATTATCCTTAGAGGATGAACACCTCCTTTATGGGGACATAATACGACAGGATTTTTTAGACACATACAATAATCTGACCTTGAAAACCATAATGGCGTTTAGGTGGGTAACTGAGTTTTGCCCCAACGCCAGGTATATCATGAAGACAGACACTGATGTTTTCGTCAATACTGGCAATTGAGTGaagtatcttttaaatttaaaccaCTCAGAGAAGTTTTTCACAGGTTATCCTCTAATTGATAATTATTCCTATAGAGGATTTTATCAGAAAACCCATATTTCATACCAGGAATATCCCTTCAAGGTGTTCCCACCTTACTGCAGTGGGTTGGGTTATATAATGTCCAGAGATTTGGTGCCGAGAATCTATGAAATGATGAGTCACGTAAAACCCATCAAGTTTGAAGATGTTTATGTTGGGATCTGTTTGAATTTATTAAAAGTGGACATTCATATTCCAGAAGACACCaaccttttctttttatataggATCCATTTGGATGTCTGTCAGCTCAGACGTGTGATTGCAgcccatggcttttcttccaaggaaatcaTCACATTTTGGCAGGTTATGCTAAGGAACACCACATGTCATTATTAA